In a genomic window of Pelecanus crispus isolate bPelCri1 chromosome 1, bPelCri1.pri, whole genome shotgun sequence:
- the EFCAB10 gene encoding EF-hand calcium-binding domain-containing protein 10 — protein MAAGEQQGRDYLRRHRLPELLHRLAALLLYHRPERPREFLIQALERVKAGKRAEGEYPYLMDEANLAAMFELLDVVGQGHITPAQYREALKTLGLSTEDLQFGDDANITLDVFKEEVCIYPLSLQAFAKKF, from the exons ATGGCGGCGGGCGAGCAGCAAGGCCGCGACTACCTGCGGCGCCACCGCCTCCCCGAGCTGCTCCACCGCCTCGCCGCGCTCCTGCTCTACCACCGGCCCG AAAGGCCGCGCGAGTTCCTGATCCAGGCGCTGGAAAGGGTGAAGGCTGGAAAGCGAGCCGAGGGCGAGTACCCTTACCTGATGGACGAGGCCAACCTGGCCGCCATGTTCGAGTTGCTGGATGTCGTAGGCCAAGGCCACATAACACCGGCGCAGTACAGAGAGG CTCTTAAAACTTTGGGACTGAGCACTGAAGATCTGCAGTTTGGAGATGATGCGAATATCACACTGGATGTATTCAAGGAAGAAGT ATGTATATATCCACTTTCTCTGCAAGCATTTGCCAAAAAATTTTGA